Within the Sulfurospirillum barnesii SES-3 genome, the region GAGGAAACAACACTCTTAGAGATTGTTATTCCTCAATACGTTTAAACTAAAAATAAAGGATTTATTATGGCAACAGGTTGGGAAAATCTAATTACAGGTTCTAGCGCATCAACGGCTACCTCATCGACAACAAGTTCAACCAAATCATCCCTGAGTAACGATGATTTTTTAAAACTCTTACTCACAGAATTGGAGCATCAAGACCCCACTGATCCAATGGACAGTGATAAAATCTTAACCCAAACAGCGCAACTCTCTTCTCTTGAAGCATCGCAAAATACCACTACCGCTCTTGAAAAGCTCTCTGAACAATTGGCCGCCAATACCAATTTTAGTGCCATTGGTGTTATTGGACAGATGGCAAGTTTAGGAAGTTCTGCCATTACGCTTAAAGATAAAGCTTCCAATTTTGAAATTTATTTTCCCACTGAAATTGCAAAAGGGACACTTACCATTACAGATACTGATGGCAAGACTGTTAAGACAATCGATATTAGCGAATCTACTAAAGGTAAAAGCGGTGTGGTTGCCTTTAATTGGGATGGTGTGGATAATGATGGTAATCAACTTGCTGATGGCACGTATGGTG harbors:
- a CDS encoding flagellar hook capping FlgD N-terminal domain-containing protein; the protein is MATGWENLITGSSASTATSSTTSSTKSSLSNDDFLKLLLTELEHQDPTDPMDSDKILTQTAQLSSLEASQNTTTALEKLSEQLAANTNFSAIGVIGQMASLGSSAITLKDKASNFEIYFPTEIAKGTLTITDTDGKTVKTIDISESTKGKSGVVAFNWDGVDNDGNQLADGTYGATVTYTDSNGDLKTTQSGTYPVESVRYIDGAAYVKLGTYYYAIDEVLEFYDKSLA